One part of the Syngnathus acus chromosome 17, fSynAcu1.2, whole genome shotgun sequence genome encodes these proteins:
- the si:ch73-40a17.3 gene encoding meprin A subunit beta, whose product MADFDVDGGRDLDIFEINEEAGLNLVEGDIVLGEKQSRNSIIGEQYRWPTTIPYHMGDDLEINAKGVILKAFEQYRLKTCIDFKPWSGEPNYISIFKGSGCFSSVGNQRVGKQRLSIGNNCDRIATIEHEFLHALGFWHEQSRADRDDYVQIMWDRITEGRENNFKIHNDTTSSSLGIPYDYGSMMHYSKTAFRNGSEPTIVTKIPAFADVIGQRMEFSDNDLLKLSRLYNCTRGATFLDSCDFERENICGMIQGAGDQQDWHRVSKAAGGPDTDYSNMGKCSGSGYFMHFNTSEGNSGDTALLESRILYPKRGFQCLQFFFYNSGGPNDSLTILAREYDTANPAGKLRLITTIDGPPQDLWQLHHVSLKVAKKFRVVFQGTKRGGEPSSGGLSLDDINISETLCPEFAWRVKNFRHVLENTPTGEAFYSPPFTSKEGYSFQMKLYPSGKSTSSAQMAAYVNLVAREGDKGQTWPCPWKQMTMMLMDQHPHIQKRMSNQRSVTTDPSKMSSGSSKLFWDDPRKVGVAVTDADGSKYFRGPGSGTSAYLTHLRAKSRDFIKGGDAIFLLSMEDVSHLTISQPLPSTTSEPQATSAPSPPGVCVQCQNGGVCVQENGKPVCKCAVGPDWWFYGDSCQHKGSTADNSILALASSLSVLGVMLVVTVTTAVCLKKKYKKQRSENNLVMGNRGIIA is encoded by the exons ATGGCAGATTTTGATGTCGACGGTGGACGAGATCTCgacatttttgaaatcaaTGAAG AAGCAGGATTAAATCTGGTAGAAGGCGACATTGTGCTTGGCGAG AAACAAAGTCGGAACTCCATAATAGGTGAACAGTACAGGTGGCCCACGACTATCCCGTACCACATGGGGGATGACCTTG AAATCAATGCAAAAGGTGTGATCCTGAAGGCTTTTGAGCAATACCGCCTGAAGACCTGCATCGACTTCAAACCGTGGAGCGGAGAACCAAACTACATCAGCATCTTCAAAGGAAGCGG GTGCTTCTCCTCGGTGGGCAACCAGCGCGTCGGAAAGCAGCGGCTGTCTATCGGGAACAACTGCGACCGCATCGCCACCATCGAACATGAGTTCTTGCACGCGTTGGGCTTCTGGCACGAGCAGTCCAGAGCGGACCGGGACGACTACGTGCAAATTATGTGGGACCGCATCACAGAGG GTCGAGAGAACAACTTCAAGATTCACAACGACACCACCTCCAGCTCACTGGGCATCCCCTACGACTACGGTTCCATGATGCACTACAGCAAGACGGCCTTTCGAAACGGCTCGGAGCCCACCATCGTCACCAAAATCCCCGCCTTCGCCGACGTCATCGGCCAGAGGATGGAGTTCAGCGACAACGACCTGCTCAAGCTCTCCCGCCTCTACAACTGCA CTCGGGGCGCCACCTTTCTGGATTCGTGCGACTTTGAACGGGAAAACATCTGCGGGATGATTCAGGGAGCCGGCGACCAGCAGGACTGGCACAGGGTATCCAAGGCGGCAGGCGGCCCTGACACGGATTACTCCAACATGGGCAAATGCAGCG GTTCTGGCTATTTCATGCACTTCAACACGAGCGAGGGCAACAGCGGCGACACGGCCCTTCTCGAGAGCCGAATCCTGTACCCCAAGCGAGGTTTTCAATGTCTGCAGTTCTTCTTCTATAACAGCGGCGGCCCCAATGATTCGCTCACGATCTTGGCGCGGGAGTACGACACAGCTAACCCTGCTGGGAAACTGCGTTTGATCACCACTATTGATG GACCCCCTCAGGACCTGTGGCAGCTTCACCACGTCAGCCTGAAGGTCGCAAAGAAGTTCCGCGTGGTCTTCCAGGGAACCAAACGAGGTGGGGAACCATCTTCAGGCGGATTGTCTCTGGACGACATCAACATCTCGGAGACATTGTGTCCCGAGTTTGCGTGGCGTGTGAAGAACTTCAGGCACGTGTTGGAGAACACCCCAACGGGCGAGGCCTTCTACAGCCCACCCTTCACCTCCAAGGAGGGCTACAGCTTCCAAATGAAGCTTTACCCCAGCGGGAAGAGCACCTCCTCAGCACAAATGGCGGCCTACGTGAACCTGGTGGCCCGCGAGGGGGACAAAGGGCAAACGTGGCCTTGCCCCTGGAAGCAAATGACCATGATGCTCATGGACCAGCACCCTCACATCCAGAAGCGCATGTCCAACCAGCGCAGTGTCACCACCGATCCCAGCAAGATGTCTTCAG GCTCAAGCAAGCTCTTCTGGGACGACCCTCGAAAGGTGGGCGTGGCGGTGACCGACGCGGACGGCTCAAAGTACTTCAGAGGGCCGGGCAGCGGTACCTCGGCGTACCTGACCCACCTGAGAGCCAAGAGCAGAGATTTCATCAAGGGAGGGGACGCCATCTTTCTCCTCAGCATGGAGG ACGTGTCTCATCTGACTATAAGCCAACCGTTGCCCAGCACCACGAGCGAGCCGCAAGCCACCAGCGCTCCATCCCCCCCTGGAGTCTGCGTACAGTGCCAGAATGGCGGCGTGTGCGTGCAGGAAAACGGGAAGCCTGTTTGCAA GTGTGCCGTGGGGCCCGACTGGTGGTTCTACGGCGACAGCTGCCAGCATAAAGGCTCGACGGCGGACAACAGCATCCTCGCATTGGCCTCCTCGCTGTCCGTGCTGGGAGTCATGCTGGTGGTGACCGTGACCACCGCCGTTTGCCTGAAGAAGAAGTACAAAAAGCAGCGTTCTGAAAACAACCTCGTTATGGGGAACAGGGGCATAATAGCATAA